The genome window CTCATTCactgcaagaaaattatttggaaGATTGCAAACAATTTTGCATAAAGAGTGCTGTCATTTTCACTCCATCTTAGTTTTACAAACCAGGCATTTAAAGATTATTGGTAATAGGTAATATATCTGCTCATATCCTGCCTCATCTAACATACATAGTACATgcatgttttaatttgttacatTTACAAACTATGTCCTGAAGGTAATGAACTTGCTTTCAATAAGTTAATGTCTTCCTGATGACTAATAAATATCCTACTTTCAGGAGGAAATAACTGAATGAAGACTGTGTTTTGCAAGCTGCTGCAACCCAGCTCTTGGACAGCCAGTTAGCAAGCTGACAGAACCCATCTTCTGCTAATGAGCACCAATGTAACAAAACTCCTCGGGCAAAAGGAACCAGCTGGGAGATTGGGTGCGATTGGTCTACAAAGTGATGGACAGGATTAAACTGTATGAAAGTAACTGGACAAGTGAGCTGCGGGTCAACTAATCTTCAGAATTGTCCTGCGAGGTTACAGGAGCCTGTCGATTGGAAGATATGTATTAGAAACAAAGCCTGCTACAGGTTAGAGCTCATCGCATTAAAACAAAGGAGCAAGCTGCCATTGATCTTCCCTTCAACAATTGTGCAATGGTGGCATGTCAAAGTACCCCTTCCTCAAACTTGAGTTGCAACAAGTCAACAAAACCAGTCCCTCAGATGATATTGCAGGGGATCAACAGGCAAGTTAAAAGTTGATGGACCATCAAGAAGAGTGTAGAGTGCATCCTACCGACAGACGAAAGAAGAACCCTCTCTTGAGCATAATGTTAGTCTGCTGGTAAAGGCTGAAGTGGATCAACTTGGAGATAGGAGAGGATCAGCCAACATGCCTGGAGTTTAATCAGATAACAAGACCAGGAAGACTAAAGCCCATCCTTGCAGTAACTAATGTGGCAATAGATGGTTAGTGTTCAAAGGCAAATGCCTCTGGCTCTTACCAATCTTCAGTCTCTGGTCAAGCTAGAAATTGTGGAGCCATTATAGGCCAAAGCCCTTGCATACTCAACTGCACAGCTTGAAGAATGGTAGGGACCACCTTTTTGCCATGGGAAGGTTGTTAATCTTAGGAGATGACTCGTCATCCTATCTGAGCTCAGCAATGAAGGCTTCCTCAAGATGTTTATAAAGTCTTTCAGACACTAACAGTCATGAACTTCAAAGGAAGCATCACTTCAGGAGATGTTATCATGAAGGGTACAGTGATTATCGGATGGTTTTCCTTCATAATATTTCACCAGCAGAACTTAAACGAAGACTTTTTTGATTGAGCCAAGCTGCTATCTTCCATTTCCAAAAGCTCTATTGCTTTTGTCAGCGTCAGCAGCCTGAAAGTGGTCGTGTAATGAACTGAACCTCATCCTCTGAGATGGAGTTTGCAGAGTGTCAGCAGTGCCAGAGATCTTGAATGACTGAAAGGACCCAAGAGATGTCATCCTGGGTGGAGTGGAAACTGGAAGACCCCCAATCTAGAGTCATGAGAGCTGAAGAAAACTCCAGTGAGCTTGTGTGCTTGAAGTACAACTCTGGATCATGTAAAATCTACAGTCTCTGGTCAGGCAGGGAGAATGTGCGAAGACCTTATAAGAAGACTATAACCTCTATTGAGGTCACAAGCTCATGCATATCTACAGCTCATCCTAAAGATGTGGTAGTGATCACCTTGACCACAGGAAGGttggaaatatctaaaaaaagacATCATCCTGTTTAAGCTCGGCAATGGAAGCTCCCTCGAGATGTTGATGAGGTCGTTTAGTATTGCGTAGGTTACACATCCAATCAAGAACTAAAAAGAGGGCATTCCTATTCAGGAGGTATCATCTTGAAAAGTACAGAGATCATCAGATTGTTTCTGTTTATAATCTTTCACCAGAAGAACTTTCCTTGTGACAAATCAAACCTTtccttcttagagagagagagcagagagtcCCAACACTGCTACAGGACCTTGAAAAACTAGTTCTTGCACAGGACCTTGAAAAACTAGCAAGAACAGGTGGTGTCATCCTAGGTGCAACAAAATGCCAGCTTCAATCTAAGATCGTTAATGGAACATTAATAACTCTAGATTGAAACCTGGCAGTTTTTGGTGCAACCAGAACGACACCACCTGATCCTTCCAGTTTCTCAAGGTGCTGTAGCAGTGTTGggactctctactctctctctctctaagaaggcAAGATTTGATTTGTCACAAGGAAAGTTCTTCTAGTGAAAGATTATAAACAGGAACAATCTGATGATCTCTGTACTCTTCAAGATGGTAGCTCCTGAATAGGAATGCCTTCTTTTTAGTTCTTGAGCGGATGTGTAACCTACGCAATACTAAACGACCTCACCAACATCTCGAGGGAGCTTCCATTGCCGAGCTTAGACAGGATGATGAGTCTTTTTTAGATATTTCCAGCCTTCCTGTGGCCGAGGTGATTGCTACCAATTCTTTAGGATGAGCTGCAGATATGCAAGAGCTTGTGACCTCAATAGAGGTTATAGTCTTCTCATAAGGTCCTCGCACATTCTCCTGGCCTGACCAGAGACTGTAGATTTTCCATGATCCAGAGTTGTACCTCAAGCACACAAGCTCACTGGAGTTTTCTCCAGCTCTCATGACTCCAGATTGGGGCCTTCCAGTTTCCACTCCACCCAGGATGACATCTCTTGGGTCCTTTCAGTCATTCAAGATCTCTGGCACTGCTGAGACACTGCAAACTCCGTCTCAGAGGACGAGGTTCAGTTCTTTACACGACCACGTTCAGGCTGCTGACGCTGACGAAGCCAATAGAGCTTTTGGAAAAGGAAGGTAGTGGCTTGGCCCAAtcaaaaaagtataatttatgAAAGTAGCAGGTTAAACAcctgtaaaaagaataaaagcctgtaaaaaaacctggaaaatcacagaaaaatggCTCAGCTGAAGACCTGTACCAGGTggaaagtgcaaacagaaaaagtggagAACTCACATCACTGATTTCCAAAAAGATAAAACCTAACAAAGATGATAATGACTAGAGTATATCAATCCATCTTGGACAATATGGGGTGGtatttatacaaagaaaatatcaaaacgtCAAAATATGAACATGTAACATCCAGTGGTGAATGTCATGAATTCTACATAAAATTAGTGAATTTTGAgtgtaatttttctctttgaaacTCATTAGGAAATGCTGAATCTTCTGTAAAGTGTCTAAATAACAGTAACTGCAAAGATATACAAACTTATTCACTTTCCTTATTTACTCCAGGAACTGattaacacaataaaaacatttttataacatacggtttttatttcagcaatttttgAGCTATATTCACTTTACAAAGTCacgcaaaagaaagaaaataaattcaacgTGGGTTCAGACATTATGACTAGATAAGAAACGGAAATGAGTATATCAAACGTATTTAacggtaaatatataaataaaaacaatcgtCATTTACGAAAGGACCCAACTTGAACTAACTTGACCACTAAAGAACAAAACTAaagtatattttaacatatataaagTGACACTTAAAGCTATATACCCAATTTGTGCAGATAATAGTTTAAGAACTTCAGTTAAAactaaagcaaatgaaaaatcagCATAATAAATTCTGTAACTCGACAATAAACGCAtctcatttaaaacataacaggTCATTTGCTATTTATATAAATCTTAAGTTACCTTCAACACTACATAGCTAAAAATTAACTGCACCTTCTGACTCGACCCATAAAAACGAGATTACTTTAAACTTACAATTttatacaatttcatatatacacacctaaGTAGGACTAGAACTTTTAGAACATCGTAATTCGTGTGACgacaagaggaggaagagattcTGAACACTAGGACTTACATAAATGCAATGTGGCACCTTTGTGTGTGTAACCGGTAAACAAACAATCTTATTACCATACCTGCACGGGATGCTGCTCGTTGTTTGTCGCGAGCACtttgagggggggaaaaaaaaagttttataaattacTTGGCCATCTGCGCCAACAGGTTGTTTGCGTACGTTATTAACGAGGAACGGAGGTAAGTGGCCAGCGCTGCAGAGTGGCACTGGCGGATGTAGTTCCGCAACTCTTCGTGGTGGCTGCTGGGGATTATGCGGAGGAACACGTCCAGAGGAGATGTGACGACCAGGTCGCTCAACACATCTGGAAAAGTCGGGTGAATTAGATTCCAGAAGTGTAAACACTTGGTAAATTAAGGTTTCCATAGATTCCAGAAGTGTATAAGCTCTGGTACATTTGATTCCAGATAAAGTGACAGAAACTCGGGTAAATTAGATTCCTAGTGATAAAAACTCTGGTATATCAGATTCCAATGGTGTCAAAAAGTTGGGGAACTTGGATTTCATAAGAGGAATAAAAAGCTCTGGCAAATTAAGATCCCTGGGTAAATTAAGAATCCAAAATTGTCAAAAACTCTGGTAAATTAGGTTccaggttaaaaataaaaaaaaactatgtaaattagATAAAAAGTATCAAAAACTCGTGTAAATTAGATAAAAGAAGTGTCAAAACTCAGGTGAATTAGATTCCAGAAGTGTCAAAAACTCTGGTAAATCAGATTCTGAAAGATGTGTCAATTATTAGAGTAAAGAATTATTTGTGTACcagaaatgaacagaaatataGACACTTGCAAATTAACTTGTTCTGCTTATGCAAAGTTCTTAAGTGTATATACAAAGTTAAAACCTTTTGGAACTCCTTACCATTCAAAACATCCGAATAAACCTGATGTGCGGGGTCGCTCGAGGCCAGACCTGCTTTGTGATTGATCAGGGCGGACACAAGATCCACCCACTCGATCGGGGTGTCGTACACATCCtgtaaagaaattaacaaatgaatttcaagcatttaaaatgaattaaactgAATTACGCCATACAAAATGGATAGACCTATACCAAAAAAATGTCAATTCCTTTAAAcattaaatgacataaaaaagtCAAACGAATTATGTTCTCCCGACCTTGCCATACTGGAGTAGAATAAGCGGGAAGTGGTTAAGCATATACTCCATCTGCTGGACCGGCTCCAGGCACAGCAAATGTAAGGACTGGGCTCCTACGGCAGTGGGGTTCGTCTTGACGAACTTGAGGACGTTGGCCCTGTCTTCTGAGGAGGGCAGCTCTGAGCTCAGAAGTGACTGAAAATGGCAGGTGTATAaatgattttgtcaaataaaactGATTAACAATCGAATTTTATCTATACTGTATGTCTTTCTTATGAAAATCTGGACGATATCTTTTTAGTCTGTGTTTAGACAATATTCATTTAGTCTTTCGACAATATCTTTTCAGTCTATCTTTAAACAATACCTATTTAGTGTTTCGACAACATCTTTTCAGACTATCTTTAGACAATATCTTTTCAGACTACCTTTAGACAATATCTTTTCAGCCTATCATTAGACAAATCTTAGTCTAGCCTTCATCGTCGCAAGACTCGACACTCGAGACGAGCGCAGCGCTCACCTGCAAGACGAGAAGATGCAGCAGAGTCGACGACAAGTCCTCCTTGCTCTCTTCTCCCTGCCCCTTGTCTTCGCCCTCGACTTTGTCGATCCCCTTCTCGAGGGACGTCTCCATGTTGAACGGAGGCAGGAGGTTGAGGAAGGTGGGACGCGGGGCGTAGAGCTCCTTCAGGGCTGCTCGCTGGTCGCTCCAGTTCGGGTCTTCCTTGGACTGCGGGAGAATAGAGTAACAGTATAAAATCTACTGGAGGATTTAGGATGTCTGTCTAAGCTTCAAAATGGCCCCCAAAACATCTGGTCTCATTCGAGGGAAAATTTTTGACCGTTTGCTTTCTTTGTATGCTGAGATCTGTCTTTCCTAAAGTTTGTACAGTTTAATTTAGTTTCCTGTTATGTGTTTTACAGTGAACATCCCaaacaacatataaaaataacgatTACCACATAAAAAGCACATCAAAACATAAATCTCTAATTTTGCAAGTGAAAATTTTGGCTATTTGTCCTCTCTGTGTGTGCCAAGATCTAAGTTTCCTGCAATTCCGAGTTTCGTTTAGTTCTCttcaagtattttataaaaataattaacaccacataaaaaatgacaaaacaagatCTGTTGGCTATGCTCTTTCTAGGCCAAGATCTGTCTTGCCTAGAGCTTCTACagttctgtttagttttctgttatgtattttaaagtgagGACCCCTTaaacatcatataaaaaataatgaataccttACCACATGAAAAGTACATCAAAACatctattttaaaatgtttgtgagGTGAAAAAAAAGCCCCCTCTATATGCCAAAATCTCTTTCCTACAACTCCAACATTTTCTACAAATTTTGTTTAGTTTCTCATCAAGTATTTTACACTGAAGACCCCAAAAACCTTATACAAATAATTaacactagataaaaaaaaattaaaatataaatttttaacaatttcttcaTATAACTGCTTAAAAATGCTTCTGCCTTCAGCCACACTACTCCTGTGACTTCAGCATGCAAATTTCTTGATCACACAAACCTTTTCAACACTTACTTTATCCCCAAAGGCCCCCATCAGGCTCGCTAGGTACAAGCTCACAAGAACCGTCACGGCCCGGTCATAGCGCTCTCTGTGGTCCGTGATCTGGAAGGGATGTAAATTTAGTATGTCCTACAAGGGACATAAATTTAGTACGTCCTAAAGGGACATAAATTTATTATGTCCTACAAGGGATTTAAATTAGTATAACTACTATAAAATGCACTGCACGTACAGTaggcctaaaaatattttaacagaagCCATGCAGAGTCATTTCAGCATCTAATATACCAACTGCCTTTTGGTAACAGTTTACGAGGACAGGCTCACCTCAGGGTTATGGGCATACTCCAAAAAAAACTTCTCCAAGAAGTCTCGGAGCCAGAGAGAGTGCATGTTGCACTCTGGGCCACACGAAACGATAGGGTACACCGCCACGAAAGCATCCACAAAAGCGTTCAAGGACAGCGTCCCGTCTCCGATGAGCGAGACGAAAACCTCCGTGAAAACTTCCTTCTTGTGTTCGGCGAGGACctgcaagaaaaaataacttaaatattacaaaaccTAAATGAAAAGTAGACCATTCCAAGACGGTAATTTCAGCACTGACAAGGAATGAAGTTTTATAGAACAGCATACTGTAGCTTTAATCGATTCAATTGTAATCGCTCGTTCGACATCGAACCTGAGCAAGGGGAGACAGACGCGTGACGCCATCTTCCGTGACGAGTAGCAGGCTGGAATGCTTCAACAAAACCACCACTAGCTGGTAAGCGCGCAATGATGCCAGCACTGTTGCAACCTAAGGAGACAAAAATTCAAgtattaatattcatgaaaaggataaaaataaagttttcaaggAATGACATCCGTACCATATTCAATTCAAGGTATAAAATGTGTTCAAATCTAAGTCATGCAATTATCAAAACGGTCTCCAAAACATGATGATCAAGTTATATCTTTCAGCCCAATAAAGCAATGCTTCTTCATAAAGTACGACTCGACAAAACGTACTACCCAAAGATACAAACCTGCTCTGGTGATCCTCGATCAAGGAAAACCAGGGCCAAGGCCAGAACGTCCGCTGGACGAGGTTCTGACGTCGTTGAAAGTTCTTGCTTTATAATCGCCAAGACCTAAAATGGATGAATGCGTAAGGCGTGACTGAAGAAATTGCTCATTACCAATGTTTTAATTACTGCTTCATTTGTTtaggtttactatataaaattcaAGTTTATAAAGGTCTACATCATGTAAACAATAATCTGATggatttttacgtatttcctcttcttcctacaAGTGACATTTTAACTGGAGTCGAAAACTACCTCTGGAATTCTCCTTTCACATCCATAATGAAAATGAACCTTGTAAATTTAAGCTACATGGCTTAGGAAACATCAGGAACCTCAAAGTGTTTCCATTAGACACCAAACGATATACTTTTCTCTTTCAAAGCAGAACACAAATTCCAGTTAAACCAAAATCGTGCACTTGCCTTATCCTTCTTGTAATCCTTCAGACACTTGGACTTCAGAATTATCGTCGACACTTTTTCCGGAGCCACTTTCTCCAGCATCTCCAAGACGCAGTTTGCCTGATAGAAAACATCAAGTCAGTTTTCGATGTCTGGCGATTAAAAAACAGTAAGTATCATCCACACTGACAAACAAATCTGAACTCTTTTTTCTCACCTGTGCCGACGTTAACATGGGAGTACTTGGATGAAGAAGCAGGTCAGTAACAACAGCGACAAGTCCAGGACACTGGGGATCTAGACGCTCTATCACCGCGTCGGGGCTCAGACTCGACACCTGGTAATACTGTGTCCCCTGTTTCCATTCGGCTTCGCCCGTGCATCTGTGGTGCAAATGTTTTCCAGTCGATTTAAACTTGCAGTTAAATGTCTAACAAAACACTAGTCCTCAAGTCAGGGGTGAAAGTTTCTATTGAAGAGCTCAGACAGACTAAGATTCTTGGTCTTGTAAGTTACAGTTATCTCCTTGCACTTGCATTACTTCTAAGTCATGCCATAAAATGTTTGCTAATTACTTATGCAACCTACTTCAGAAGTCACTATATTTGCTCAAATCTGCTTCGATAAGACCAACTCATTctgttctagtttttttttcttatgaaaggaAATTGATTATTATTCCACAGACAACCTGCAAAAAATGGGGGgactgttttctgtaaaataaaaaatgctaagtGGGAAATTTACTGTTTTTGTGATCCACAAGTTTAATCAACTTCAGTAAACTGTAAAAGGTAATATAAATTATACTTGAACTCTTACTGAGCATAGTAATCCCCAAGCAGAGCAGATGAGTCTTGTAACAGAGCGTAGAGATCCTCCTCGGCTTCCTCGACTGTCGGCAACTCGAAATGAATCGCTGTCGTCAAGACGAGGTGGGCCTCCAGCAGAAGGTGGAGGTACGTCGACGGAGAGGCGGACCTGTGGCTTCTCCCGACGCGAACCATTTCCTTGTACAGACTGGCAGCGCTCGGCAGATGCAGGGAATAGACGGTGTGGGATTTGTCGCCACCCCTAAAGTACGCAGGAAGGAAGGTTTGATTAAAAATAACCAGTACCTCGGACTAACTCAAACATATGTTTGATAAACCAATGCTATACAGAATACTGTATGTGAACCTACTTTCGGCTAACATATGCTTGATAATCCAATACTATACAGCAATGTCATTCCATATGAACCGTTCTTATACTGGTTTGACTTTCTTGATTAATGTCTAAATCACATTACGCTACACATTTTCATACTAACAgccttcaaatatttttcatagcttAAACAAGTATCTTTCAATAAGAGCTTGCTGAACTGGGATTctccaaaaataattacaattacacaGCTTTTTCACAATCTTGGGTCCTTCAAACCTTCTTCATTTAACTTCTCATCAAACCAATATTCTTCAGAGCCTCATAAAACACCTTGTCAAACTAACAGTCTTTCAGGCTTGATTGTATAACaatttgtaaaaattatacaGGTATTCTTCACGTGTAAAAAGATAGGCCTAACTTACTCATTATTGGCAGCAATAAGAGCCAAACAGCCGTCAGTCAAAGTTAGGGTCTCAACATTAAGGAACGGTCTCAGGCCGACCAAACACACCGTCTCTTCCCAATGAGGTGgtacctaaaaaaaaacagtaagtttATTGTGTTTGAAAGTAACTAATACGTCAAATTTAAGACATGCTATGAATACATTTACAATATAAGGGAGGAAGTTTGTTTCTAGAATTCTATATTTACTGTATTCCATTTTCCCTACTTCGGGGAATAATCAGAGTTGCTTTAACCAGTCCaggctgttgagagagagagagagagagagagagagagagagagagagagagagagagagagagagagagagagagagagagagagcctcttcaTCTCTGAAAAGATACCTACAACCATATCAAGATCCTCCGGAAGATGGGACACTACGACATGTGGATGTGGTCGCAAGGTATAGGTCTCCAATCCGGTCAGAGTCAGGGCGTGCAAGAGCGACGGCTCTAACGCTACCGTATAAACGGGCGCAGTGTACGAGAAGACACCACCTCTCACTACACTGGTTCCTGAAAGTGGATGCGCGAGAAAATGTAGCAATTACATAAACAGCAACAAAACACTTCATGTAAATTGAAGCTTGCTTATTCAGCAGTTATAAATCTACCCAAAACTTATCCAGATCATCTCAGTAAACAAAATCTCGGGTTACACCACAAAGCCAAGAACTGCCACTAACCAAACGCACCGTCAGCCAGAGTGATGTGGTAAAGCTGGCCAACGTGCGGAGTGGTGAGGAACACAGAAGCCCCGACTTTCGGAATGGCTGTTGCGGGCAAGAGAGGATGTGACGACCTTCGAGGAGTCGAGCTGTTATCTGTACAAGAGAAATCGGAATGGTTTAGGGTAAAGACGAAGTATATATCTAACTGCAGTTCGAGAAGAGTGAACTGTGAAATCAACATTGTACAGGCAGTCcacggcttacgacgttccgaggttacgacacttttcaaatacattcgtcagaaattatttcccagtttacgatgcatgttccagggttacggcACATCATACGCCTaaccgacggaagaaatatggctccaaaacggcagaataataaaaatttggaggtctttttgatgaaaaactcaataaaaatgcagtttatatcgttttcaatacacccaaagcattaaaagtaagattttcttaggatttttgacaatttttgacgattttccagtttacgatgattttcggtttatgacacggcgtaggaatggaacccccatcgaaaaccagggactgcctactaCACTTCAAAATACAGTACTATATGTGGCAGAGAACATTCGACAAATTAACGAACTGTCGTGCAGAACACGTACTCTTTTTCGCTGCTTCCGACCCATACACTGCCATCATCTGCAAATTCGTGAAGGGGATGTCGGGGTCGTTGGTGTGGTCAGCTCGGCGGTGAATCAGCGTCACGGCTTCGAAAATGTTCGGCGGCATCTTCTGCGGAGTCGTGCTGGCGCTCAGCAACTTCACACGAACACTTGAGCAGCGGGAGGAGCTAAGTGAGAATTACTTCTTATCAACAATCAATCTGGATTCCAGGAAAAACAGATTTCGTTCAAAGGTACGGACACCGCCCTACTTGCAAATGAGTTATGTTTCGAATGGCCTTTGTATACTGAACTGTTTTCAAGTTGGCTACTGTACTCCTCACGCTTATTCAAGTACAGGAACATTTTTTCATcgtaaaacacaatacactgtacataaagTTCCGTATCTATAGAACAGGCgcccaaaacaaaatttgaacttacggaTGACAAAGGGGGGggcgctctgaacacaattttaatttgcaatcctGTCTGCTTGTGTCTCAGAATGTTTTTAAgctgaatgttcataagtagggtggtaCCTTATTGCCTAACACTGgaggaaaaaattatcttaattctGTATCTTTCATTTTCTAAGCTAGACAGGGAATCTATCTGACTATCTCATAACtaagttagtattattattattaaaaagatgaatcctattcacatggaacaagcccaccacaatggccggtgacttgaaattcaagcttccgaagaacattaaagtgttcattagaaagaggtaacagaaggttacggaaaacacagaaagaatgAGGGAAtcactattaaaaaagaaagaacaaattaaattaatacaaaacgtaagtactgtaaattattaaaacacaaaggAGAATTGTACATGGGTAGCAATGCAACTGGGGGTGGAACAGAGGCACCACAACACAGGCATACCTAACGGGGCCTATCACTTCTCCAGGCTCCGCTACTGGTCCGCAGTGAGCGGCCCCCACCAGAGAGGGGAACAGGAGAAACCTCTTGTCGTCGACTGGCCGTTTCCTGCCGTAGGACAGGGTTGGCACCCATGTCAACTCAGAGAGATCGGTGTAATCATCTGCATTCCTGATGACAGAGCTAGTAGTCTCCTGgaaattaaatagtttttaatgTTCTGTTCTCGACGAAAATGTATTTCCTTTTGAAATCTGGGAAAGCTGATAGCTCATTCCTCTTCTAGCAGAGGAAGTCATTGTTGCAAGAACTACTTTGAAATGGCGAATGTAAACTTAAATTATTTGCTAATACAAatctgaaaatgcaaataaaaactgACTTGTCTCTTTTTGCTAATATCTctaaaaaaagcaaaagatttaCTTAAAATTACTTGTTCAACTTGCCTCTTTCTGGCTAGACCATCGACCTCTGTATCGACCGGCGGAGCTGCAAGAATCCGTGCTACGACCGGGCGACCTCGATGCAGAACGCGTCTTGGACTTCGACCTGGACTTGCTTCGCTTCTCCTGAATCTTGACTTCCTTCTCCTCCGAGGTCGACTTTAAAAGATGGGGGTTCAAAATCACCTGGAATATGTGGGCCTCGGACTCCGAAACGCACCCGACCACGTCCTCTGATATGGCGACTTCTTTGACGATGAACGACATGTCCAGCTCGATTATCTCCTCGAAGTCGATGAACTTCAGCTTGGATATGTCGTGGGTCTTCTGGAAGAACTTGTGAATCGTCACGGTGATTCCGCAGGCGACGGCGATGTTGCCCGTCGTCTGGCAACAGGCGACGAATTCCGCGGGTTTCCTCAGC of Macrobrachium rosenbergii isolate ZJJX-2024 chromosome 34, ASM4041242v1, whole genome shotgun sequence contains these proteins:
- the LOC136856196 gene encoding BLOC-2 complex member HPS3 isoform X7 produces the protein MVRVISVHHFTRQDVAGLERAGGRGVARGKGDILLIGGEHRVDIRDLKNGATLQGSFPTVDLVQQLVYCATGNYVCTLETKPARHGGDHRYVRVYLHWDQDSTNQPMRARIAGRVTPSSQSGILNLEMIEIPLRKPAEFVACCQTTGNIAVACGITVTIHKFFQKTHDISKLKFIDFEEIIELDMSFIVKEVAISEDVVGCVSESEAHIFQVILNPHLLKSTSEEKEVKIQEKRSKSRSKSKTRSASRSPGRSTDSCSSAGRYRGRWSSQKEETTSSVIRNADDYTDLSELTWVPTLSYGRKRPVDDKRFLLFPSLVGAAHCGPVAEPGEVIGPVSVRVKLLSASTTPQKMPPNIFEAVTLIHRRADHTNDPDIPFTNLQMMAVYGSEAAKKNNSSTPRRSSHPLLPATAIPKVGASVFLTTPHVGQLYHITLADGTSVVRGGVFSYTAPVYTVALEPSLLHALTLTGLETYTLRPHPHVVVSHLPEDLDMVVPPHWEETVCLVGLRPFLNVETLTLTDGCLALIAANNEGGDKSHTVYSLHLPSAASLYKEMVRVGRSHRSASPSTYLHLLLEAHLVLTTAIHFELPTVEEAEEDLYALLQDSSALLGDYYAQCTGEAEWKQGTQYYQVSSLSPDAVIERLDPQCPGLVAVVTDLLLHPSTPMLTSAQANCVLEMLEKVAPEKVSTIILKSKCLKDYKKDKVLAIIKQELSTTSEPRPADVLALALVFLDRGSPEQVATVLASLRAYQLVVVLLKHSSLLLVTEDGVTRLSPLAQVLAEHKKEVFTEVFVSLIGDGTLSLNAFVDAFVAVYPIVSCGPECNMHSLWLRDFLEKFFLEYAHNPEITDHRERYDRAVTVLVSLYLASLMGAFGDKSKEDPNWSDQRAALKELYAPRPTFLNLLPPFNMETSLEKGIDKVEGEDKGQGEESKEDLSSTLLHLLVLQSLLSSELPSSEDRANVLKFVKTNPTAVGAQSLHLLCLEPVQQMEYMLNHFPLILLQYGKDVYDTPIEWVDLVSALINHKAGLASSDPAHQVYSDVLNDVLSDLVVTSPLDVFLRIIPSSHHEELRNYIRQCHSAALATYLRSSLITYANNLLAQMAK
- the LOC136856196 gene encoding BLOC-2 complex member HPS3 isoform X4; protein product: MMSAKMVRVISVHHFTRQDVAGLERAGGRGVARGKGDILLIGGEHRVDIRDLKNGATLQGSFPTVDLVQQLVYCATGNYVCTLETKPARHGGDHRYVRVYLHWDQDSTNQPMRARIAGRVTPSSQSGILNLEMIEIPLRKPAEFVACCQTTGNIAVACGITVTIHKFFQKTHDISKLKFIDFEEIIELDMSFIVKEVAISEDVVGCVSESEAHIFQVILNPHLLKSTSEEKEVKIQEKRSKSRSKSKTRSASRSPGRSTDSCSSAGRYRGRWSSQKEETTSSVIRNADDYTDLSELTWVPTLSYGRKRPVDDKRFLLFPSLVGAAHCGPVAEPGEVIGPVSVRVKLLSASTTPQKMPPNIFEAVTLIHRRADHTNDPDIPFTNLQMMAVYGSEAAKKNNSSTPRRSSHPLLPATAIPKVGASVFLTTPHVGQLYHITLADGAFGTSVVRGGVFSYTAPVYTVALEPSLLHALTLTGLETYTLRPHPHVVVSHLPEDLDMVVPPHWEETVCLVGLRPFLNVETLTLTDGCLALIAANNEGGDKSHTVYSLHLPSAASLYKEMVRVGRSHRSASPSTYLHLLLEAHLVLTTAIHFELPTVEEAEEDLYALLQDSSALLGDYYAQCTGEAEWKQGTQYYQVSSLSPDAVIERLDPQCPGLVAVVTDLLLHPSTPMLTSAQANCVLEMLEKVAPEKVSTIILKSKCLKDYKKDKVLAIIKQELSTTSEPRPADVLALALVFLDRGSPEQVATVLASLRAYQLVVVLLKHSSLLLVTEDGVTRLSPLAQVLAEHKKEVFTEVFVSLIGDGTLSLNAFVDAFVAVYPIVSCGPECNMHSLWLRDFLEKFFLEYAHNPEITDHRERYDRAVTVLVSLYLASLMGAFGDKSKEDPNWSDQRAALKELYAPRPTFLNLLPPFNMETSLEKGIDKVEGEDKGQGEESKEDLSSTLLHLLVLQSLLSSELPSSEDRANVLKFVKTNPTAVGAQSLHLLCLEPVQQMEYMLNHFPLILLQYGKDVYDTPIEWVDLVSALINHKAGLASSDPAHQVYSDVLNDVLSDLVVTSPLDVFLRIIPSSHHEELRNYIRQCHSAALATYLRSSLITYANNLLAQMAK